The Methylomicrobium agile genome has a segment encoding these proteins:
- the tnpA gene encoding IS66 family insertion sequence element accessory protein TnpA has translation MAITAKWRQHIEAWQRSGLSQAAYCAAQQLNVRTFTARLSDYRKLPKQDSTALIPVQIQPAVTEVIVFTHAQGHRLELPASMPASWLAELLRCLA, from the coding sequence ATGGCCATCACAGCGAAATGGCGTCAGCATATCGAAGCGTGGCAACGCAGTGGTTTGTCGCAAGCCGCGTATTGCGCAGCACAGCAACTCAATGTCCGTACGTTCACAGCACGGCTGAGCGATTATCGCAAATTACCCAAGCAGGATTCGACGGCCTTGATACCGGTGCAGATTCAACCGGCTGTCACTGAGGTCATTGTCTTTACCCATGCTCAGGGCCATCGCCTGGAACTGCCGGCTTCGATGCCGGCGAGTTGGCTCGCGGAGCTGTTGCGATGCCTGGCCTGA
- the tnpB gene encoding IS66 family insertion sequence element accessory protein TnpB (TnpB, as the term is used for proteins encoded by IS66 family insertion elements, is considered an accessory protein, since TnpC, encoded by a neighboring gene, is a DDE family transposase.): MPGLIASPAQIWLAVAPVDMRRGLDGLTTIVQQSLGHSPCAGSAFIFRNRAGNRLRLLLWDGNGVWLCQRRLHRGSFVWPQASDPVFAISPAQWQWLAAGVDWQRLSAQPSAEWRV, translated from the coding sequence ATGCCTGGCCTGATCGCGAGCCCGGCACAGATTTGGCTGGCGGTGGCGCCGGTCGACATGCGGCGCGGCCTGGATGGCTTAACCACGATCGTGCAGCAGAGCCTGGGTCATTCGCCGTGTGCTGGGTCGGCCTTCATCTTCCGCAACCGTGCCGGCAACCGCTTGCGCCTGTTGCTGTGGGACGGCAATGGCGTGTGGCTCTGTCAGCGGCGCTTGCATCGAGGCAGTTTTGTCTGGCCCCAGGCCTCTGATCCGGTGTTTGCGATCAGTCCGGCCCAGTGGCAGTGGTTGGCCGCCGGTGTCGATTGGCAACGGTTATCGGCTCAACCCTCGGCGGAATGGCGAGTCTGA